In one window of Polyangia bacterium DNA:
- a CDS encoding transposase codes for MWRPRCGASDRDHRLVAGVPKEIVDEIDRLLAEGLTKAPIVMDAGYGRATELRRDLTASINVRYAAGRRFRS; via the coding sequence TTGTGGAGACCTCGCTGCGGGGCCTCCGATCGCGACCATCGTCTCGTAGCCGGCGTGCCCAAGGAGATCGTCGACGAGATCGATCGCTTGCTCGCCGAGGGCCTGACGAAGGCTCCGATCGTCATGGACGCCGGCTACGGTCGGGCGACCGAGCTTCGACGGGATCTGACTGCGAGCATCAATGTCCGGTACGCCGCCGGCCGTCGATTCCGTTCGTGA